A window of Synechococcus sp. MEDNS5 contains these coding sequences:
- the rpmB gene encoding 50S ribosomal protein L28 has protein sequence MSRVCQLTGTKANNGMAVSHSHIRTKKLQQANLQQRRLWWAEGKRWVNLRITTRALKTIQKKGLGAYAKSLGIDLARL, from the coding sequence ATGTCCAGAGTGTGTCAGCTCACAGGTACGAAAGCCAATAACGGCATGGCTGTCAGCCATTCCCATATTCGTACCAAAAAGCTGCAACAAGCAAATCTGCAGCAGCGTCGCCTTTGGTGGGCAGAGGGCAAGCGCTGGGTGAATCTTCGCATCACAACCCGTGCACTCAAAACAATTCAGAAGAAAGGATTGGGTGCCTATGCCAAATCTCTTGGCATCGATCTAGCCCGTCTTTGA
- the htpG gene encoding molecular chaperone HtpG, whose product MAVLEENGQIQIHTENIFPIIKKAVYSGHEVFLRELVSNGVDAISKRRMAAMAGDCQEGDEGTIQIRVDRTDKTLTISDNGIGMTADEVKRYINQVAFSSAEDFLEKYKQDSEAIIGHFGLGFYSSFMVSERVEIITLSARTDSTPVRWSCDGSPNYSLTEGERNHPGTDIVLHLLEDELEYLEPSRIKTLINTYCDFMAVPVQLEGETINKMNPPWRRSARELEDQDYIDLYHYLYPFQGDPLLWVHLNTDYPYSLQGILFFPKQTGRADWEKGEIKLYCNQVFVSDSIKEVVPRYLLPLRGVLDSPDIPLNVSRSALQTDRRVRSIGQFVSKKVADKLRDLKNDNPDHYAEIWDSVAPFVKIGAMEDEKFAEQVSELILFQTTADKNTSTDLLNGNDRSYTTISAYRERQANDNQKRVLYCTDEIAQAGALTLWKGQGAEVIFAETVLDSQFIPWLESKETELTFQRVDSELDASLQDDQPELSDQEGETKSESLRTLIKKALNNDKVTVQVQALKGGSEAPAALILLPEQMRRMNDIGALMEQRLPGLPDHHILLVNRQHPLVEALLSLESGSVVIADGASSPSHQLAVDLAQHLYDLARLAVGGLEPTELGGFQARATMLMSSLLQQGT is encoded by the coding sequence ATGGCAGTACTAGAAGAAAACGGACAGATTCAGATCCACACCGAAAATATATTTCCAATTATTAAAAAGGCAGTTTATTCGGGCCATGAAGTCTTCCTAAGAGAATTGGTCAGCAATGGTGTTGATGCAATTAGCAAAAGACGCATGGCAGCCATGGCTGGTGACTGCCAGGAAGGAGACGAAGGAACCATTCAAATCAGGGTAGATCGTACAGATAAGACGCTCACAATCAGCGACAACGGAATCGGCATGACAGCCGACGAAGTAAAGCGATATATCAATCAAGTTGCATTTTCAAGCGCAGAGGACTTTTTAGAAAAATACAAACAAGATAGCGAAGCAATCATTGGTCATTTTGGCCTAGGTTTTTACTCGAGTTTTATGGTTTCAGAGCGTGTTGAAATCATCACGCTCTCGGCTCGTACAGACAGCACTCCAGTGCGCTGGAGCTGCGACGGTTCACCGAATTATTCACTGACAGAGGGAGAGCGTAATCATCCAGGAACAGACATCGTCCTCCATCTTCTGGAGGACGAACTTGAATACCTTGAGCCATCACGAATCAAAACTCTCATCAACACCTACTGCGACTTCATGGCAGTACCGGTTCAATTAGAAGGTGAAACAATCAATAAGATGAATCCGCCGTGGCGACGCAGCGCTAGAGAGCTCGAAGACCAGGATTACATCGACCTCTATCATTATCTTTATCCATTTCAAGGAGATCCATTACTGTGGGTGCATCTGAACACTGATTACCCCTATAGCCTTCAAGGAATTCTCTTTTTTCCGAAGCAGACAGGGCGAGCAGACTGGGAAAAAGGAGAAATAAAGCTCTACTGCAATCAAGTATTTGTGAGCGACTCAATCAAAGAAGTTGTTCCTCGCTACCTACTTCCCCTTCGTGGAGTCCTAGACTCGCCAGATATTCCACTTAACGTAAGCCGCAGCGCTCTGCAAACAGATCGACGTGTGCGATCGATCGGCCAGTTCGTTTCCAAGAAAGTTGCTGACAAACTCCGCGACCTCAAAAATGACAATCCAGACCACTACGCAGAGATATGGGATTCGGTGGCACCGTTTGTCAAAATCGGAGCCATGGAAGACGAGAAGTTTGCAGAGCAAGTATCGGAATTGATTCTCTTCCAGACAACAGCAGACAAAAATACATCTACAGATTTACTAAATGGAAACGATCGATCTTACACAACAATTTCAGCCTACAGAGAGCGACAAGCAAACGATAACCAGAAACGCGTTCTTTACTGCACAGATGAAATTGCACAAGCTGGCGCACTCACACTTTGGAAAGGACAAGGCGCTGAAGTCATCTTCGCTGAGACAGTATTAGACAGTCAATTTATCCCCTGGCTCGAGTCAAAAGAAACAGAACTAACATTTCAACGTGTTGACTCAGAACTAGACGCTAGTCTTCAGGATGATCAACCTGAATTAAGCGACCAGGAAGGCGAAACAAAAAGTGAGTCACTTAGAACGTTGATCAAAAAAGCGCTGAATAACGACAAAGTGACTGTTCAGGTTCAGGCTTTGAAAGGCGGTTCTGAAGCACCTGCTGCCTTGATTCTTTTACCAGAGCAAATGCGCCGAATGAACGACATCGGAGCACTAATGGAACAAAGACTTCCTGGCCTGCCCGATCATCACATCCTGCTGGTGAACCGACAGCATCCCTTGGTCGAGGCTCTGCTGAGTCTTGAATCAGGATCGGTCGTTATCGCTGATGGAGCCTCATCACCCAGTCACCAGCTTGCGGTCGACCTGGCTCAACACCTTTACGATCTGGCACGCCTCGCCGTTGGTGGATTAGAGCCGACAGAGCTCGGAGGCTTTCAGGCCAGAGCCACCATGCTGATGTCTAGCCTTCTGCAGCAGGGAACATGA
- a CDS encoding ferredoxin family protein has translation MAHTIVTNVCEGVADCVDACPVACIQPGKGKNKKGTDFYWIDFDTCIDCGICLQVCPVDGAILAEERADLQNTK, from the coding sequence ATGGCTCACACCATCGTCACTAACGTTTGCGAGGGAGTAGCAGATTGCGTTGACGCGTGTCCAGTCGCGTGTATCCAACCGGGCAAGGGAAAAAACAAGAAAGGAACAGACTTCTACTGGATAGATTTTGATACCTGTATCGATTGCGGGATCTGCCTCCAAGTATGCCCTGTTGATGGAGCCATTTTGGCTGAGGAGAGAGCCGATCTCCAAAATACAAAATAG
- a CDS encoding ATP phosphoribosyltransferase regulatory subunit → MALQPASGVRDLNPQQVRRNHELRETLAEVFRLWGYEEVSPPRVERMDTLKAGGAIDSRDIVRLVADEPLGLRPEMTASIARAACTRFQDRQRPLRLWSHGTVFESRQADEGGLCIEENLHCGVELFGANGVEAELELLTLLMASLRALSLPLSDPPRLLIGHTGLMQLLLQNIDHQQHQAFRSCLTRLDRLELQERISHQPQHAHLLQWLDRRGSPEGVITKLQEAFPKAHVLDQLSRLVNHLTPLAKETGIGLQLDPTFQPVYELYDGVVFQLVCRGVSSPVVVARGGRYDAVVQRLGAKGRDATGLGFSFCVDDLRDLPGAFAMTSAKPERILLCYSQSTSMEQALQVQADCHRKGLNCQIDHQPCESKADADQRVEPSGCSSLLWMDD, encoded by the coding sequence ATGGCCCTACAGCCTGCCTCTGGCGTCAGGGATCTGAATCCTCAGCAGGTTCGGCGCAATCATGAATTGCGAGAAACACTGGCGGAGGTTTTCAGACTCTGGGGGTACGAAGAAGTCTCTCCACCGAGGGTGGAGCGAATGGACACGCTCAAGGCGGGTGGGGCCATTGATAGTCGGGACATTGTCCGTCTTGTCGCTGATGAACCCTTGGGCTTAAGGCCGGAAATGACGGCATCCATTGCCCGAGCCGCGTGTACACGATTCCAAGATCGGCAACGCCCCTTGCGACTGTGGAGCCACGGCACTGTTTTTGAGAGTCGTCAGGCCGACGAAGGCGGCCTCTGCATCGAAGAAAACTTGCATTGCGGCGTGGAGCTCTTCGGAGCCAATGGTGTGGAGGCAGAACTGGAGCTGCTGACACTGCTGATGGCATCGCTCAGGGCCCTGAGTCTGCCACTGAGTGACCCTCCGCGACTTCTGATCGGCCACACGGGCTTAATGCAATTACTGCTACAGAACATTGACCATCAGCAGCATCAAGCCTTCCGAAGCTGTTTAACGCGACTGGATCGGCTCGAACTGCAGGAACGAATCAGCCATCAACCTCAGCATGCTCATCTGCTGCAATGGCTCGATCGGCGAGGTTCACCTGAGGGAGTGATCACAAAACTCCAGGAAGCTTTTCCGAAAGCTCACGTGCTTGATCAGCTATCAAGACTTGTCAATCACCTCACTCCCCTTGCCAAAGAAACCGGAATCGGCCTTCAGCTGGATCCAACGTTTCAGCCGGTCTACGAGTTGTACGACGGCGTTGTTTTCCAATTGGTTTGTCGAGGCGTTTCGTCCCCAGTGGTTGTCGCCCGTGGAGGTCGGTACGACGCTGTTGTTCAACGGCTGGGAGCAAAAGGAAGGGATGCCACAGGACTTGGATTTAGTTTTTGTGTGGATGATCTGAGGGATCTGCCTGGCGCCTTCGCCATGACATCAGCAAAACCCGAACGGATCCTGCTTTGCTATTCACAGAGCACATCCATGGAACAAGCTCTACAGGTCCAAGCCGATTGCCATCGCAAAGGCCTGAACTGTCAAATCGACCATCAACCCTGCGAGTCCAAAGCTGATGCAGACCAACGCGTGGAGCCATCAGGATGCAGCTCGCTGCTTTGGATGGACGACTAG
- a CDS encoding inositol monophosphatase family protein, protein MPERLDCSAVAAEAGLSDERMKALSAVAVQAARQGGHRLMEHFGKLTSIREKGRSGDLVTAADHAAEAEVLGVLSHLTPEIAILAEESGASDHIADLCWCVDPLDGTTNFAHSYPLFATSVGLVWRDQPVLGAISVPFLKELYWCCPGEGSFLNDQKIRVTECVSLDESLLVTGFAYDRREVLDNNYAEFAWMTHRTRGVRRGGAAAVDLAFVAAGRLDGYWERGLAPWDLAAGAALVQLAGGLVDDYRGEGFELGSGRILASGAQLHEPLKQELAKVSPIPPQHYGGNLDVGS, encoded by the coding sequence ATGCCTGAACGTCTTGATTGCTCTGCCGTTGCTGCTGAAGCTGGGTTGTCCGATGAACGGATGAAAGCTCTCTCTGCTGTGGCAGTGCAGGCAGCGCGCCAAGGGGGCCACAGGTTGATGGAACACTTCGGGAAGCTGACGTCGATTCGCGAAAAAGGACGCTCAGGCGACCTGGTAACGGCGGCTGATCACGCAGCTGAAGCTGAGGTTCTGGGAGTCTTGTCGCATCTAACACCTGAGATCGCCATTCTTGCCGAGGAGTCAGGCGCAAGTGACCACATTGCCGATCTGTGCTGGTGCGTGGACCCACTGGATGGAACAACGAACTTTGCCCACAGCTACCCATTGTTCGCAACGTCGGTCGGCCTTGTCTGGCGCGACCAACCGGTACTGGGTGCCATCTCCGTGCCGTTTCTCAAGGAGCTGTACTGGTGCTGCCCCGGAGAAGGCTCATTCCTCAACGATCAGAAAATACGCGTGACAGAGTGCGTTTCTCTCGATGAAAGTCTCCTCGTCACAGGATTTGCCTATGACCGGCGTGAGGTGCTCGACAATAACTATGCCGAATTTGCCTGGATGACCCACCGCACTCGGGGAGTCCGCCGCGGCGGTGCCGCAGCGGTGGACCTGGCTTTTGTGGCCGCCGGGCGACTTGATGGCTACTGGGAGCGGGGGCTGGCACCCTGGGACCTTGCTGCTGGCGCAGCACTCGTGCAATTAGCGGGTGGATTGGTTGACGATTACCGCGGAGAGGGCTTCGAACTTGGGTCTGGAAGGATTCTGGCCTCTGGCGCTCAGCTGCATGAGCCCTTGAAACAAGAACTCGCAAAGGTGTCGCCGATTCCTCCTCAGCACTATGGAGGGAACCTGGACGTGGGATCCTGA
- a CDS encoding 2Fe-2S iron-sulfur cluster-binding protein, whose translation MMPSHRITIHWRQQGRVISHDVQEGEYILQSFERQGDPLPFSCRNGCCTSCAVRVLNGELDQREAMGLSQELRDKGYGLLCVARAVGPLEAETQDEDEVYELQFGQHFGKGVVTRGLPLDEE comes from the coding sequence TTGATGCCGAGTCACCGCATCACCATCCACTGGCGTCAGCAGGGCCGTGTCATCAGCCACGACGTGCAGGAGGGCGAGTACATCCTGCAAAGCTTTGAACGCCAGGGGGACCCACTGCCCTTTTCCTGTCGAAATGGGTGTTGCACGTCATGTGCGGTCAGGGTGTTGAACGGTGAACTCGACCAGCGAGAAGCGATGGGGTTGTCTCAGGAGCTGAGAGACAAGGGTTATGGGCTCCTGTGTGTAGCGCGTGCCGTTGGTCCTTTGGAGGCTGAAACCCAAGATGAGGATGAGGTGTATGAACTTCAGTTCGGGCAACACTTCGGCAAGGGCGTCGTCACCCGAGGCCTTCCATTGGATGAGGAGTAA
- the pstB gene encoding phosphate ABC transporter ATP-binding protein PstB, whose protein sequence is MTVSTSSPHQVSENTCISIQNATISYGSYEAVKNVYCDIPRGKVTAFIGPSGCGKSTVLRALNRMNDLIEGCSLRGRVLFDGADLYDPTVDPVEVRRRIGMVFQQPNPFPKTIYENIAFGARINGFTGDMDELVERSLRQAAVWDECKDKLNESGYSLSGGQQQRLCIARTIAIQPEVILMDEPCSALDPISTLKIEETMHELKKSFTIVIVTHNMQQAVRVSDMTAFYNAEAVEGGSGKVGYLVEFNETEKIFNSPSQQATQDYVSGRFG, encoded by the coding sequence ATGACTGTTTCCACCTCTTCTCCTCACCAAGTCTCCGAGAACACCTGTATCTCAATCCAAAACGCCACCATCAGTTACGGCAGCTACGAGGCCGTCAAGAACGTTTATTGCGATATCCCTCGCGGAAAAGTCACAGCCTTTATCGGTCCATCAGGTTGCGGCAAATCAACCGTGCTGCGTGCTCTTAATCGCATGAATGACCTCATCGAGGGATGCTCGTTGCGGGGGCGCGTTCTGTTTGACGGTGCTGATCTCTACGACCCAACGGTTGACCCTGTTGAAGTCAGGCGCCGGATCGGCATGGTGTTCCAGCAACCGAATCCTTTCCCGAAGACGATCTATGAAAACATCGCTTTCGGCGCACGCATCAATGGTTTCACAGGCGATATGGACGAGCTTGTTGAGCGCTCCTTGCGCCAGGCCGCCGTGTGGGACGAATGCAAAGACAAGCTCAATGAAAGCGGATACTCACTGTCTGGTGGTCAACAGCAGCGTCTCTGCATCGCCCGCACGATTGCCATTCAACCAGAAGTCATTCTGATGGATGAACCCTGCTCAGCCCTTGACCCGATCTCCACCTTGAAGATCGAAGAAACAATGCATGAGCTCAAAAAGAGTTTCACGATTGTGATTGTGACTCACAACATGCAGCAGGCTGTACGGGTGAGTGACATGACTGCCTTCTACAACGCTGAAGCTGTGGAGGGGGGATCCGGGAAGGTCGGTTATCTCGTTGAGTTCAATGAGACCGAAAAAATCTTCAATTCACCATCGCAACAGGCCACCCAGGACTATGTCTCTGGTCGGTTCGGTTGA
- the pstA gene encoding phosphate ABC transporter permease PstA, whose translation MTFSSTTRQANGVPDLAYKQGLRRNLISRLLTLISGLFAAIAVLPLIAVLVYVLIKGGEKISITLLTELPPPPGLEGGGIANAIIGSIVVTLIAAMIAIPVGVGGGVFLAEYSRGGKFAQFIRFGTNVLSGVPSIIAGVFIYGTIVTSRVLFGNAYSAAAGGMALSILMLPTVIKTTDEGLKLVSDDLRRGALGVGASKFVTVVRITLPTAFTPIATGVVLSIARAAGETAPLIFTALFSPFWSEGIDGIFNPIATLSVLIYNFAIMPYEAQNELAWAASFVLVLAILGMNLFARWLGQFASK comes from the coding sequence ATGACTTTTTCTTCCACAACTCGCCAAGCGAATGGCGTCCCTGACCTTGCTTACAAGCAGGGACTGCGTCGGAACCTGATCAGTCGACTCCTCACCCTGATCTCTGGTTTGTTTGCAGCGATCGCGGTATTACCGCTGATTGCTGTGTTGGTTTACGTGTTGATCAAGGGCGGCGAAAAAATCAGCATCACATTACTAACCGAACTCCCACCACCACCAGGCTTGGAAGGTGGTGGCATTGCCAACGCGATTATCGGCAGCATCGTTGTGACATTGATTGCCGCAATGATTGCCATTCCTGTTGGCGTAGGCGGTGGTGTTTTTCTCGCCGAATACTCCCGTGGTGGAAAGTTCGCGCAATTCATCCGTTTTGGCACCAATGTTTTGTCAGGCGTTCCATCAATCATTGCTGGTGTGTTCATCTACGGAACAATCGTCACCAGCAGGGTTTTGTTTGGCAACGCCTACAGCGCAGCTGCAGGAGGAATGGCATTGTCAATCTTGATGCTCCCCACTGTGATTAAAACAACAGATGAAGGTTTGAAGCTTGTGTCAGATGATCTTCGCCGTGGCGCACTCGGAGTCGGAGCTTCCAAATTTGTGACTGTGGTCCGCATTACGCTGCCAACAGCATTTACGCCGATTGCCACAGGCGTGGTGCTCTCAATTGCCAGAGCGGCCGGAGAAACGGCGCCTCTGATTTTTACAGCTCTCTTTTCACCATTCTGGTCAGAAGGTATCGACGGAATCTTCAATCCCATTGCCACGCTGTCTGTTCTGATCTACAACTTTGCGATCATGCCTTACGAGGCCCAGAATGAGCTTGCATGGGCCGCTTCCTTTGTTTTGGTTTTAGCCATTCTTGGCATGAACCTTTTCGCGCGCTGGCTGGGTCAGTTCGCGTCTAAGTAA
- the pstC gene encoding phosphate ABC transporter permease subunit PstC yields MPESKESYLLRRRPPSERVVDVSFKYLAVILASMVAVVLFAILVVVFWGSLESMGRYGWKFLVTSNWNPVDDEYGAFTAIYGTIVTSLLSLLIAVPLGVGTAVFITENIIPLRIRNVIGVMVELLAAIPSVVLGLWAIFVMEPFIRPFLEFLYATLGWLPIFSSPPIGPGTAPAVLILVVMILPIITAISRDSLNQVPVKLRQAAYGVGTTRWGAVLNVMLPAAISGIVGGVMLALGRAMGETMAVTMIIGNSNNFSPSLLAPGNTIAAMLANQFGEADGSQVSSLMYAAFVLMVLSLGVNVFAQWLVKRLSLKY; encoded by the coding sequence ATGCCTGAGTCCAAGGAGTCCTACCTCCTGAGGCGCCGTCCACCATCGGAGAGGGTGGTGGATGTGAGCTTCAAATACCTCGCCGTGATCCTGGCGTCGATGGTGGCTGTTGTGTTGTTTGCCATCCTCGTTGTCGTCTTCTGGGGGTCCCTCGAGTCGATGGGACGTTATGGCTGGAAATTCCTGGTCACCTCGAATTGGAATCCCGTAGATGACGAATACGGAGCATTCACAGCCATTTACGGAACGATTGTCACGTCCCTGCTGTCGTTGCTGATTGCCGTGCCACTCGGGGTGGGTACTGCAGTGTTCATCACTGAAAACATCATTCCTCTGAGGATTCGCAACGTCATTGGCGTGATGGTGGAGCTGTTGGCAGCAATCCCATCAGTGGTGCTCGGGCTTTGGGCGATTTTTGTGATGGAACCGTTTATCAGGCCATTTCTTGAGTTCCTCTATGCAACGCTTGGATGGCTGCCCATCTTTTCTTCGCCACCTATCGGACCTGGGACAGCGCCTGCCGTGTTGATTCTCGTTGTGATGATCCTGCCAATCATCACGGCCATCTCGAGAGATTCTCTCAACCAGGTTCCCGTGAAACTCCGCCAGGCTGCCTATGGCGTGGGAACCACGCGCTGGGGAGCCGTCCTCAACGTCATGCTTCCGGCGGCAATTTCGGGGATCGTCGGCGGCGTCATGTTGGCGCTGGGTCGAGCGATGGGTGAGACCATGGCCGTGACGATGATCATTGGGAACTCGAATAACTTCAGCCCATCGCTGTTGGCACCTGGTAACACCATCGCCGCGATGCTTGCCAATCAGTTCGGTGAAGCGGATGGCAGTCAGGTTTCTTCACTGATGTATGCCGCTTTCGTCCTGATGGTCCTCAGCCTTGGGGTGAATGTTTTTGCGCAATGGCTTGTAAAGCGTCTGAGTCTTAAGTACTGA
- the dnaK gene encoding molecular chaperone DnaK, protein MGRIVGIDLGTTNSVVAVLEAGRPVVIANAEGTRTTPSVVGYTKDNELLVGQPARRQLVLNPRNTFSNLKRFVGRSWDELDDSSLTVPYTVRANSQGNVRVACPQTEREYAAEELVASILRKLVDDASTYLGEEVEAAVITVPAYFNDAQRQATRDAGRLAGLTVERILNEPTAAALAYGFDRSAVRRALVFDLGGGTFDVSLLRIANGVFDVKATNGDTQLGGNDFDQRIVDWLAQSFLKEHNLDLRRDRQALQRLTEAAEKAKQELSGVGATPVSLPFIATGPDGPLHIETTLDRETFEGLCPDLLDRLMLPVQAALRDSGWSADDIDDVVLVGGSTRMPMVQQLVRTLVPNDPCQSVNPDEVVAIGAAVQAGIITGDLRDLLLNDVTPLSLGLETIGGLMKVLIPRNTPIPVRQSDVFSTSEPNQSSVEIHVWQGERQMAADNKSLGRFRLSGIPPAPRGVPQIQVAFDIDANGILQVNATDRTTGRKQSVTIQGGSTLNEDEIQALLAEAEARADEDRRRRATIERRNSALTLVAQAERRLRDAALEFGPYGAERQQRAVEMAMRDVQDLLEQEDLQELELAVSGLQEALFGLNRRLTADRRTESGPLQGLKSTLGTLKDELFADDDWDDDPWSTPQDRYGYDSRQRSGRRGLDPWDDDNFR, encoded by the coding sequence ATGGGACGGATCGTCGGAATCGACCTGGGTACGACCAACTCCGTTGTTGCTGTTCTCGAGGCTGGTCGCCCTGTGGTGATTGCTAACGCTGAGGGGACGAGAACCACCCCTTCCGTCGTTGGTTACACCAAGGACAACGAGCTGTTGGTTGGTCAGCCTGCCCGTCGGCAGTTGGTTTTGAATCCACGCAACACGTTCTCCAATCTCAAACGCTTTGTTGGTCGAAGCTGGGATGAACTCGACGACAGCTCTCTCACCGTGCCCTACACCGTGAGAGCCAACAGCCAGGGCAATGTGCGTGTGGCTTGTCCGCAAACCGAACGGGAATATGCCGCTGAGGAGCTCGTGGCCAGCATCCTGCGCAAGCTTGTGGACGATGCCTCCACCTACCTGGGTGAAGAGGTGGAAGCTGCCGTGATCACCGTTCCTGCTTATTTCAACGATGCTCAACGTCAGGCCACACGCGATGCGGGGCGTCTGGCGGGGCTGACGGTTGAACGGATCCTGAATGAGCCGACTGCTGCCGCTCTGGCCTACGGATTCGACCGCAGTGCCGTGCGTCGTGCCCTGGTGTTCGATCTCGGTGGAGGCACCTTCGATGTGTCCTTGCTGAGGATCGCCAATGGTGTTTTTGACGTGAAAGCCACCAATGGTGATACCCAGCTTGGTGGTAACGACTTTGATCAACGCATCGTCGATTGGCTGGCGCAGTCGTTTCTCAAAGAACACAACCTCGATCTCCGCCGTGACCGCCAAGCACTGCAGCGACTGACAGAAGCCGCAGAAAAGGCCAAACAAGAGTTGTCAGGTGTGGGCGCGACGCCCGTGTCGCTTCCTTTCATTGCCACGGGGCCTGACGGTCCACTGCATATTGAAACCACACTGGATCGTGAAACGTTCGAGGGGCTCTGTCCCGATCTTCTCGATCGCTTGATGCTCCCCGTGCAGGCGGCCCTGAGGGATTCCGGCTGGAGTGCTGATGACATCGACGATGTGGTTCTGGTGGGAGGAAGCACGCGGATGCCGATGGTGCAGCAACTGGTGAGAACGCTTGTGCCAAATGATCCCTGCCAGTCCGTTAATCCCGATGAGGTGGTGGCCATCGGTGCTGCGGTTCAGGCGGGAATCATTACGGGCGATCTGAGGGATCTCCTGCTGAATGACGTGACGCCCTTGTCCCTCGGTTTGGAAACCATCGGCGGGCTGATGAAGGTCCTGATTCCAAGGAACACGCCGATTCCTGTGCGCCAGTCCGATGTGTTCAGCACCTCAGAACCCAATCAGTCGTCCGTTGAGATTCACGTTTGGCAGGGGGAGCGCCAGATGGCGGCTGACAACAAATCCCTGGGCCGTTTCCGTCTCTCCGGCATTCCTCCAGCCCCCAGGGGCGTTCCTCAGATCCAGGTTGCTTTTGACATTGATGCCAATGGCATTCTTCAGGTGAACGCCACCGATCGAACCACTGGACGCAAGCAGTCGGTGACGATCCAGGGCGGATCAACCCTCAACGAGGACGAAATCCAGGCCCTTCTGGCAGAAGCCGAGGCCCGGGCCGATGAGGACCGTCGCCGCCGCGCCACCATCGAGCGCCGTAACTCGGCCTTGACCTTGGTGGCTCAGGCAGAACGGCGTCTGAGAGATGCGGCACTGGAATTCGGCCCCTATGGAGCAGAACGCCAGCAACGCGCTGTGGAAATGGCCATGCGTGACGTGCAGGATTTACTCGAGCAAGAGGATCTCCAGGAACTGGAACTGGCTGTGAGCGGATTACAGGAAGCGCTGTTCGGGCTGAATCGACGGCTCACGGCGGATCGCCGCACGGAGTCGGGTCCACTCCAGGGGTTGAAAAGCACGCTTGGAACCCTGAAAGACGAGCTGTTCGCCGACGATGACTGGGATGATGACCCCTGGTCAACGCCTCAAGACCGCTACGGCTACGACTCTCGTCAGCGGAGTGGACGCAGAGGCCTCGACCCTTGGGACGATGACAACTTCCGCTGA
- a CDS encoding DnaJ C-terminal domain-containing protein has protein sequence MTTSAETDYWSLLGLTPDADQETLKRAFRREARRWHPDLNGNDLQAEERFKLVNEAYAVLSNPERKTEWIRLRQGQGEHADPFSTGFPDFEDYLDVVFGSGRQRRSTAGIDDPVQTDSRIEDDEHHWPEPSPQPSPPIRSHDDLETVVELTPDQALHGTLVELELGDGTLVEVSTPPQAGDGWRLRLEGVAPGGKDHFLQLRVITEEGLRIDGLKVHYRLELLPPDAALGCAVNVPTLMGSVTLQVPPASSSGRLLRLRGRGLELGTQRGDQLVEIVIVIPSSLEDDERALYQRLQEISLERSGLP, from the coding sequence ATGACAACTTCCGCTGAAACCGATTACTGGTCTCTCCTTGGTCTGACGCCTGATGCGGATCAGGAGACTCTGAAGCGCGCTTTCCGCCGTGAAGCCCGCCGCTGGCATCCCGACCTCAACGGCAACGACCTTCAGGCGGAGGAGCGTTTCAAGCTCGTTAATGAGGCCTATGCGGTACTCAGTAATCCCGAGCGCAAAACGGAATGGATCCGCTTGCGTCAGGGACAGGGCGAGCATGCCGACCCTTTCAGCACTGGATTCCCCGATTTCGAGGACTATCTGGACGTGGTGTTTGGTTCCGGGCGCCAACGTCGTTCAACCGCTGGCATCGACGATCCCGTGCAGACGGACAGTCGAATTGAAGATGACGAGCACCATTGGCCGGAACCCTCCCCACAACCGTCGCCACCGATCCGATCCCACGATGATCTCGAGACGGTGGTTGAGCTCACGCCTGATCAAGCCCTTCATGGAACTCTGGTGGAGCTGGAACTTGGTGATGGAACACTTGTGGAAGTGAGCACACCACCCCAGGCCGGTGATGGATGGCGTCTGCGGCTGGAGGGGGTGGCACCAGGCGGAAAGGATCACTTTTTGCAATTGCGTGTGATCACCGAAGAGGGGTTGCGGATCGACGGACTCAAGGTGCACTACAGACTTGAACTTCTCCCACCTGATGCCGCCTTGGGTTGCGCCGTCAACGTGCCCACCCTGATGGGTTCAGTGACGCTCCAAGTTCCTCCTGCATCGTCCAGTGGACGGCTGCTGAGGCTGCGAGGAAGAGGTCTTGAGCTCGGAACTCAGAGGGGCGATCAACTCGTTGAGATCGTGATCGTGATCCCTTCGTCGCTGGAGGATGATGAGCGTGCTCTCTACCAACGTTTGCAGGAGATCAGTCTCGAACGGTCTGGTCTGCCCTGA